From one Thamnophis elegans isolate rThaEle1 chromosome 9, rThaEle1.pri, whole genome shotgun sequence genomic stretch:
- the LOC116513140 gene encoding caspase-6-like isoform X2 — MKHKRRGLALIFNHERFCKCLELPERRGTHVDQDNLNRRLTELGFEVRCFDDLRKKEIKEKISNASKEQHDDADCFMCVFLSHGKNNKVYAYDGKIKIQDLTDMFRGDECSSLIGKPKIFIIQACRGEKRDDPVFPNDPVDSVTDRSLVNETEVDAAAVYSLPAGADFLMCYSVAEGFYSYRETLYGSWYIQDLCEMIQEHGTSLEFTELLMLVNRKVSHRRVDKSRNIAIIGKKQIPCFASMLTKKLYFYPKS; from the exons ATGAAACACAAGAGAAGAGGACTTGCTTTGATCTTCAATCATGAGAGGTTTTGCAAGTGCTTGGAGTTACCAGAAAGACGTGGTACTCATGTTGACCAAGATAATCTGAACCGCAG GTTGACTGAACTTGGATTTGAAGTGAGATGTTTTGATGACcttaggaaaaaagaaataaaggaaaaaatttCTAATG CGTCCAAAGAGCAGCATGACGATGCCGATTGCTTTATGTGCGTTTTCCTGAgccatggaaaaaataacaaagtTTACGCTTATGATGGTAAAATAAAGATACAGGATCTGACCGATATGTTCAGAGGTGATGAATGCTCTAGTCTGATAGGAAAGCCAAAAATATTCATAATTCAG GCATGCAGAGGAGAAAAACGTGATGATCCGGTCTTTCCTAACGATCCGGTTGATAGCGTTACAGACCGCTCACTTGTCAATGAAACCGAAGTTGACGCTGCTGCAGTTTATTCTTTACCTGCTGGTGCTGATTTCCTCATGTGTTATTCTGTGgcagaag GTTTCTATTCCTACCGGGAGACTCTATATGGTTCTTGGTATATTCAAGATCTGTGTGAGATGATACAAGAGCATGGTACTTCCCTGGAATTCACAGAATTACTGATGCTTGTTAACAGGAAGGTATCACATCGCAGGGTAGATAAAAGCAGAAATATTGCTATTATAGGGAAAAAGCAGATCCCTTGCTTTGCTTCAATGTTAACTAAAAAACTGTACTTTTACCCCAAATCATAG
- the LOC116513140 gene encoding caspase-6-like isoform X1 has translation MASAKKRGAKKRGTKSSEIHVDSKNILQCKDEQQNITEKDALGERTSLFDPSVEYKMKHKRRGLALIFNHERFCKCLELPERRGTHVDQDNLNRRLTELGFEVRCFDDLRKKEIKEKISNASKEQHDDADCFMCVFLSHGKNNKVYAYDGKIKIQDLTDMFRGDECSSLIGKPKIFIIQACRGEKRDDPVFPNDPVDSVTDRSLVNETEVDAAAVYSLPAGADFLMCYSVAEGFYSYRETLYGSWYIQDLCEMIQEHGTSLEFTELLMLVNRKVSHRRVDKSRNIAIIGKKQIPCFASMLTKKLYFYPKS, from the exons ATGGCAAGCGCCAAGAAGCGTGGCGCCAAGAAGCGTGGCACCAAGTCCTCAG AAATCCATGTGGACAGCAAGAATATACTACAATGCAAAG ATGAACAGCAGAACATCACTGAAAAAGACGCCCTTGGTGAAAG gaccaGCCTATTTGATCCATCTGTGGAATACAAAATGAAACACAAGAGAAGAGGACTTGCTTTGATCTTCAATCATGAGAGGTTTTGCAAGTGCTTGGAGTTACCAGAAAGACGTGGTACTCATGTTGACCAAGATAATCTGAACCGCAG GTTGACTGAACTTGGATTTGAAGTGAGATGTTTTGATGACcttaggaaaaaagaaataaaggaaaaaatttCTAATG CGTCCAAAGAGCAGCATGACGATGCCGATTGCTTTATGTGCGTTTTCCTGAgccatggaaaaaataacaaagtTTACGCTTATGATGGTAAAATAAAGATACAGGATCTGACCGATATGTTCAGAGGTGATGAATGCTCTAGTCTGATAGGAAAGCCAAAAATATTCATAATTCAG GCATGCAGAGGAGAAAAACGTGATGATCCGGTCTTTCCTAACGATCCGGTTGATAGCGTTACAGACCGCTCACTTGTCAATGAAACCGAAGTTGACGCTGCTGCAGTTTATTCTTTACCTGCTGGTGCTGATTTCCTCATGTGTTATTCTGTGgcagaag GTTTCTATTCCTACCGGGAGACTCTATATGGTTCTTGGTATATTCAAGATCTGTGTGAGATGATACAAGAGCATGGTACTTCCCTGGAATTCACAGAATTACTGATGCTTGTTAACAGGAAGGTATCACATCGCAGGGTAGATAAAAGCAGAAATATTGCTATTATAGGGAAAAAGCAGATCCCTTGCTTTGCTTCAATGTTAACTAAAAAACTGTACTTTTACCCCAAATCATAG